A portion of the Brachionichthys hirsutus isolate HB-005 chromosome 6, CSIRO-AGI_Bhir_v1, whole genome shotgun sequence genome contains these proteins:
- the LOC137894821 gene encoding integral membrane protein 2A-like, giving the protein MVKIAFNAALAQKALGKEAPAAVTDPELASPPAASEGSTGRCLLTLLGIAFILSGLIVGGACLYRYFTPKRLYHGAMQFSDVSPGAGGESQPYYLPRVEEEMEISDNMAVISVPPPRFGPGDPAYILHDFNRKLTAYLDLKLRTCFVIPLNTSVVLPPQDLIDLFSQLMSGSYRSYLVQEDLVVTERILDLKPLGFYIRRLCDGKETYRMQRRSSLPGGRIQKRSAEECFTFHHFENTFVTQTRICKA; this is encoded by the exons ATGGTGAAGATTGCTTTTAACGCGGCCCTGGCGCAGAAGGCGCTGGGCAAAGAGGCGCCCGCCGCGGTGACG GACCCTGAGCTGGCCTCTCCCCCGGCGGCCAGCGAAGGCTCCACGGGGCGCTGCCTGCTCACCCTGCTGGGCATCGCCTTCATCCTCAGCGGGCTCATCGTGGGGGGGGCATGTCTGTATCGGTACTTCACCCCAAAG AGGCTGTATCACGGGGCGATGCAGTTCAGTGACGTGTCGCCCGGCGCCGGAGGAGAGAGCCAGCCGTACTACCTGCCccgggtggaggaggagatggagatcTCTGACAACATGGCCGTCATCAGCGTCCCTCCGCCCCGCTTCGGACCTGGGGACCCAGCTTACATCCTCCATGACTTCAACAGG AAGCTGACGGCGTATCTGGACCTGAAGCTGAGGACCTGCTTCGTGATCCCCCTGAACACCTCGGTGGTGCTGCCCCCCCAGGACCTCATCGACCTCTTCTCTCAGCTGATG TCCGGATCCTACCGCAGCTACCTGGTGCAGGAGGACCTGGTGGTGACGGAGCGCATCCTCGACCTCAAGCCTCTGGGCTTCTACATCCGCCGGCTGTGTGACGGGAAGGAAACCTACAGAATGCAGCGCCGCTCCAGCCTGCCAG gcggACGCATCCAGAAGCGCTCTGCGGAGGAATGCTTTACCTTCCACCACTTTGAGAACACGTTCGTAACGCAGACCCGGATCTGCAAGGCttga
- the p2ry10 gene encoding putative P2Y purinoceptor 10 gives MALNASGRWEESLINSSSQCGHNMTGWNQRMETMYTYFYLLLFFPGLLLNTTALWVLCRHISKRTKAVIFMINLAVADLAHILSLPLRIYYYFTHSWPFGKAVCLFCFYLKYLNMYAAIVFLVCISMQRCVFLLKPFAARRWRRRYDLMISVIVWVAVGLACSPFILMRSSSDLSVGTDTAYNVSPPDAASTQPPFRCTRLSTPRFSKSPSRFRPADNPSSTRVGCFKDLPMRRLPVSAAVAMMALAELFGFVIPLACICYSSVRIVRSLKQAQTPDQHDPNAPSASTRSRLQSVASDGQTGKQTASEKRRALRMVLSCSALFLFCFAPYHLNFLLYMMVSQDFVSHCATRLAVLQFHPVSLCLASSSCCLNPLLYYFLTAEFRLHLTRRTSSFTSSLLSSPISTSTRLQPQRRLMSTESSWSDRE, from the exons ATGGCTCTGAATGCGTCCGGACGGTGGGAGGAGTCCCTGATAAACTCTTCCTCACAGTGTGGTCACAATATGACCGGCTGGAATCAGCGAATGGAGACGATGTACACTTACTTCTacctgctgctcttcttcccCGGGCTGCTGCTTAACACCACTGCTCTCTGGGTCCTTTGCAGACACATCAG CAAGAGGACCAAGGCAGTGATCTTCATGATTAACCTGGCCGTAGCAGACCTGGCCCACATCCTCTCTCTGCCCCTCAGGATCTATTATTACTTCACTCACAGTTGGCCGTTTGGAAAAGCCGTCTGTTTGTTCTGCTTCTACCTCAAATACCTCAACATGTACGCCGCCATTGTGTTCCTG GTGTGCATCAGCATGCAGAGGTGCGTCTTCCTGCTCAAGCCGTTCGCCGCCCGCCGGTGGAGGAGGCGGTACGATCTGATGATCAGCGTCATCGTGTGGGTGGCGGTCGGTCTGGCCTGCTCGCCTTTTATCCTGATGCGGAGCAGCAGCGATCTCAGCGTCGGTACAGACACAGCGTATAACGTGTCTCCTCCGGACGCCGCCTCGACCCAACCACCCTTTCGCTGCACACGGCTTTCCACGCCACGCTTCAGCAAGAGCCCCAGCAGGTTCCGGCCAGCAGACAATCCCAGCTCCACTAGAGTTGGCTGTTTTAAAGACCTGCCTATGCGTCGTCTTCCGGTCTCTGCTGCTGTCGCCATGATGGCTCTGGCGGAGCTATTCGGCTTTGTCATTCCATTGGCCTGCATCTGCTACAGTTCCGTCCGCATCGTGCGGTCCCTCAAACAGGCACAGACCCCGGATCAGCACGATCCAAATGCGCCCAGCGCCTCGACACGAAGCCGGCTGCAGTCAGTCGCCTCCGACGGCCAGACAGGGAAGCAGACCGCCAGCGAGAAGCGGCGTGCGCTGAGGATGGTGCTGAGCTGCTCTGCCCTCTTCTTGTTCTGCTTTGCCCCCTACCACCTCAACTTCCTGCTCTACATGATGGTGTCGCAGGACTTTGTGTCCCACTGTGCCACGCGGCTGGCTGTGCTTCAGTTCCACCCGGTGTCTCTGTGCCTGGcgagctccagctgctgcctcaACCCTCTGCTTTATTACTTTCTGACGGCTGAGTTCCGACTGCACCTGACGAGGAGgacctcctccttcacctcgtcgctcctctcctcccccatcAGCACCTCAACACGGCTTCAACCGCAGCGCAGGCTGATGAGCACGGAGAGCAGCTGGTCAGACAGAGAGTAG
- the lpar4 gene encoding lysophosphatidic acid receptor 4, with protein MASLALNESGMEDCGIDDSFKYNLYSVVYSVVFVLGLITNCAALFVFCFRMKMRNETTMFMTNLALSDLVFVFTLPFKVFYNVNRHWPFGDGLCKVSGTAFITNIYGSMLFLTCISVDRFLAIVYPFRSRSIRTRRNAMLVCAAVWLTIVGGGISVTFFSTINSTNRATTCFEGFSKKTWRTYLSKITIFIEIVGFLLPLLANLVCSSFVLRTLRRPVTVGHGCDSKKRVLRMILVHLGIFIICFVPYNSILFLYALVRTQALVNCAVERFARTLYPITLCLASLNCCLDPVVYYFTSESFQKSLTMGGKGSGSRPESIPRSETETQDTTNTVPRDTHSLTSNGKDSKVSESQF; from the exons ATGGCGAGCCTGGCGCTCAACGAGAGCGGAATGGAGGACTGTGGCATCGACGACTCCTTTAAGTACAACTTGTACTCTGTGGTTTACAGCGTGGTCTTCGTCTTGGGCCTGATCACCAACTGCGCTGcgctctttgttttctgcttccgGATGAAGATGCGCAACGAAACGACAATGTTCATGACCAATTTGGCACTATCcgatttagtttttgttttcacgCTGCCATTCAAGGTCTTCTACAATGTCAACCGCCACTGGCCCTTTGGAGATGGACTGTGCAAGGTATCGGGAACGGCCTTCATCACAAACATCTACGGCAGCAtgctcttcctcacctgcatcAGTGTAGACCGCTTCCTGGCTATAGTCTACCCTTTCCGCTCCCGCTCCATCCGGACACGCAGGAACGCCATGCTGGTGTGTGCCGCCGTGTGGCTGACCATCGTCGGAGGGGGGATATCGGTGACCTTCTTCTCCACCATTAACAGCACAAACAGAGCCACCACGTGCTTTGAGGGATTCTCCAAGAAAACCTGGAGGACCTACCTGTCCAAAATCACCATCTTCATTGAG ATTGTGGGGTTCCTTCTTCCCCTTCTGGCCAACTTGGTATGCTCCTCTTTTGTGCTGCGGACACTGCGGCGTCCCGTCACTGTGGGTCATGGTTGTGACAGTAAGAAGCGTGTCCTACGGATGATTTTGGTCCATTTGGGCATATTCATCATCTGCTTTGTCCCGTACAACTCAATCCTCTTCCTGTATGCCCTGGTGCGGACCCAGGCCCTGGTTAACTGTGCCGTGGAGCGCTTCGCCCGAACCCTTTACCCCATCACTCTGTGCCTGGCCAGCCTCAATTGTTGCCTTGACCCCGTGGTCTACTACTTCACCTCAGAGAGCTTCCAAAAAAGCTTGACAATGGGAGGAAAAGGCTCCGGCTCCCGGCCTGAGAGCATCCCCCGCAGTGAGACTGAGACCCAGGACACAACAAACACTGTCCCCAGGGACACACACTCTCTGACCAGCAACGGGAAAGACTCAAAGGTGTCTGAAAGTCAGTTCTGA
- the LOC137895092 gene encoding gastrula zinc finger protein XlCGF57.1-like — protein sequence MSLFDSLRDFAKNRLTAADADISGYFAKTVVRNEEERNRQRGLLDLCLQPELKLHRIDRPQPHACKEEEVEAPVDQQLWNQEVKSSIKQEDPERPHLKEEPEELLTSLEGDLLVLKQETNVVMVDPTHEENDRSDIQTLYMKAEENAAETESVVNMPIIISVVGAADIDLLISNSSHVSASHDEGGGTSRQDAEIEQQFQAQGNNNTSKKSYVCTLCNKCHINNRSLKVHMRIHTGEKPFICKTCGKAFTQNRSLKCHMRIHTGEKPYICKTCGKAFTQNENLKTHMRIHAGEKPSICKTCGKAFAQNENLKTHMRIHTGEKPFICKTCGKAFTQNSSLKCHMRIHTGEKPFICKTCGKAFAQNENLKTHMRIHAGEKPFICKTCGKAFTRNSSLKCHMRIHTGEKPFICKTCGKAFTRNENLKTHMRIHAGEKPFICKTCGKAFAQNENLKTHMRIHAGEKPFICKTCGKAFAQNENLKTHMRIHTGEKPFICKACGKAFAHPRSLTVHMRTHRA from the exons atgtctttgtttgaCTCTTTGAGAGATTTTGCTAAAAACAGACTAACAGCTGCTGATGCGGATATTTCTGGATATTTTGCGAAAACTGTCGTCAGAAACGAAGAAGAGAGAAATCGTCAGCGCGGCCTGCTGGATCTCTGCCTGCAACCCGAGTTGAAGTTACACAGGATAG atcgcccacagcctcatgcctgtaaggaggaggaggtggaggctcctgttgatcagcagctctggaaccaggaggtgaagtccagtataaagcaagaggacccagagcgtcctcacctgaaagaggaaccagaggaactcctcaccagtctGGAGGGAGATCTTCTtgtactgaagcaggagactaaTGTCGTCATGGTGGAtcctactcatgaggaaaatgaccggAGCGACATTCAGACTCTGTACATGAAAGCTGAAGAGaatgcagcagagacagagtctgtcgtcaacatgccgattataatctctgtggttggagcagcagacattgacctgctgatctctaacagctctcatgTATCAGccagccatgatgagggaggtggaaCAAGCAGACAAGATGCTGAGATTGAGCAACAGTTCCAAGCACAGGGAAACAATAACACCAGTAAGAAGTcatatgtttgtacattatgtaacaaGTGTCACATAAATAACCGTAGcctgaaagtccacatgagaatccacactggagagaagcctttcatttgtaaaacttgtggcaaagcttttacacaaaatcgcagtttgaaatgtcacatgagaatccacactggagagaagccttacatttgtaaaacttgtggcaaagcttttacacaaaatgaaaatttgaaaactcacatgagaatccatgctggagagaagccttccatttgtaaaacttgtggcaaagcttttgcacaaaatgaaaatttgaaaactcacatgagaatccacactggagagaagcctttcatttgtaaaacttgtggcaaagcttttacacaaaatagcagtttgaaatgtcacatgagaatccacactggagagaagcctttcatttgtaaaacttgtggcaaagcttttgcaCAAAATGAgaatttgaaaactcacatgagaatccacgctggagagaagcctttcatttgtaaaacttgtggcaaagcttttacacgaAATAGCAGTTTGAAatgtcacatgagaatccacactggagagaagcctttcatttgtaaaacttgtggcaaagcttttacacgaAATGAaaatttgaaaactcacatgagaatccacgctggagagaagcctttcatttgtaaaacttgtggcaaagcttttgcaCAAAATGAgaatttgaaaactcacatgagaatccatgctggagagaagcctttcatttgtaaaacttgtggcaaagcttttgcaCAAAATGAgaatttgaaaactcacatgagaatccacactggagagaagcctttcatttgtaaagcatgtggcaaagcttttgcaCACCCTCGGTCACTGACAGttcacatgagaacccacaggGCTTAG